The Canis lupus baileyi chromosome 11, mCanLup2.hap1, whole genome shotgun sequence genome includes a window with the following:
- the GRAP2 gene encoding GRB2-related adapter protein 2 isoform X4, whose amino-acid sequence MGKEVGFFIIRASQSSPGDFSISVRHEDDVQHFKVMRDNKGNYFLWTEKFPSLNKLVDYYRTTSISKQKQIFLRDRTREDQGHRGNSLDRRPQGGLLLSGAVGEEIRPPMTRKLSDHPTPPPSQYAPAPPAQQHRYLQHPHFHQERRGGSLDINDGHCGVGMGSEMNAALMHRRHTDPVQLQVAGRVRWARALYDFEALEDDELGFRSGEVVEVLDSSNPSWWTGRLHNKLGLFPANYVAPMIR is encoded by the exons GCATGAAGATGATGTTCAGCACTTCAAGGTCATGAGAGACAACAAGGGTAATTACTTCCTGTGGACAGAGAAGTTTCCATCTCTAAATAAGCTGGTAGACTACTACAGGACGACTTCCATCTCCAAACAGAAGCAGATCTTTCTGAGGGATAGAACCCGAGAGGACCAG GGTCACCGGGGAAACAGCCTGGACCGGAGGCCCCAGGGAGGCCTGCTCCTCAGTGGGGCTGTGGGAGAAGAAATCCGGCCTCCGATGACCAGGAAGCTGTCAGACCACCCGACGCCCCCTCCCTCGCAGTACGCCCCGGCACCACCAGCTCAGCAGCACCGCTATCTGCAGCACCCTCATTTCCATCAG GAACGCCGAGGAGGCAGCCTTGACATAAACGATGGGCACTGTGGCGTGGGCATGGGCAGCGAAATGAATGCCGCCCTCATGCACCGGAGACACACAGACCCAGTGCAGCTCCAAGTGGCCGGG CGAGTGCGGTGGGCCCGGGCACTGTACGACTTTGAGGCCCTGGAGGACGACGAGCTGGGATTTCGCAGCGGAGAGGTGGTCGAGGTCCTGGACAGCTCCAACCCGTCCTGGTGGACCGGCCGCCTGCACAACAAACTGGGCCTCTTCCCTGCCAACTACGTGGCACCCATGATCCGATGA